A window of the Chloroflexus sp. Y-396-1 genome harbors these coding sequences:
- a CDS encoding ring-cleaving dioxygenase gives MRQLIGLHHVTAISANIRQNYAFYTRILGMRLVKRTVNQDDTSAYHLFYADGAGTPGSDLTFFDWPLPPERRGTRSIIRTGLRVNGAKALTWWAERLRTTVGWVGEVVQRDNRLTLDLEDPEGQRLMLIDDGGIGEFVPWQHSPVPIEYQIRGLGPVLLSVPRLELTDAMLRVVFGMQHHRTYVHPDFPEQPVHVYTMGEGGPAAEVHVVAQPSLPPAQAGAGGVHHVAFRVSTFAEHQEWARWLGELRIPNSGIVNRYYFRSIYVHEPNGILFELATDEPGFAVDEPTNALGERLALPPFLEPRRAQIETGLKPLDEE, from the coding sequence ATGCGACAACTTATCGGTCTTCATCACGTTACAGCCATCTCAGCCAATATTCGACAAAATTACGCTTTCTATACCCGCATCCTTGGGATGCGGCTGGTCAAACGCACCGTTAATCAGGATGACACCAGCGCTTATCACCTGTTCTACGCCGATGGCGCAGGTACCCCTGGTAGTGATCTGACCTTCTTCGATTGGCCATTGCCGCCTGAACGACGTGGCACGCGCAGTATTATTCGTACCGGACTGCGAGTCAACGGAGCTAAAGCCCTGACCTGGTGGGCTGAGCGTCTGCGCACGACAGTGGGATGGGTCGGTGAAGTTGTGCAACGCGATAACCGTCTGACCCTCGACCTGGAAGATCCTGAAGGGCAACGGCTAATGCTCATTGATGATGGCGGGATTGGTGAGTTTGTGCCGTGGCAACACAGTCCGGTGCCTATTGAATATCAGATTCGTGGCCTGGGACCGGTGTTATTGAGTGTGCCTCGCCTCGAGTTGACTGATGCCATGCTCCGTGTGGTATTTGGCATGCAGCACCATCGCACATATGTGCACCCCGACTTCCCTGAACAGCCTGTACACGTTTACACGATGGGGGAAGGTGGCCCGGCAGCCGAAGTTCATGTTGTTGCTCAACCCAGTTTACCGCCAGCTCAAGCAGGCGCTGGCGGTGTCCATCATGTTGCCTTTCGGGTCTCTACCTTTGCCGAACATCAGGAGTGGGCGCGCTGGCTCGGTGAGTTGCGGATTCCCAATAGCGGGATCGTGAATCGCTACTATTTTCGCAGCATCTATGTTCACGAACCCAACGGCATCCTCTTTGAACTGGCTACCGATGAACCGGGCTTCGCTGTCGATGAACCGACCAATGCGCTTGGCGAACGATTGGCACTGCCACCTTTTCTCGAACCGCGACGAGCACAGATCGAAACAGGGTTGAAACCACTCGATGAGGAGTGA
- a CDS encoding Glu/Leu/Phe/Val dehydrogenase: MVMTDVERSAAAPFESVDLLSIVQQHFDQAADLLNLPASLRGLLRIPQRELTVNFPVKRDDGRIEVFQGFRVQHNLARGPTKGGIRYHPSVTLDETRALAMLMTWKCALAGLPYGGAKGAVIVDPKQLSPGEIERLTRRFATEISVVIGPERDIPAPDVGTNPQVMAWIMDTISMHQGHTVPAVVTGKPINIGGSEGRREATGRGLTYVLTAAAHHLGLNISDMRLAIQGCGNVGSTVAREAVALGMKVVALSDSHGGVYNPHGLDIEAVLAHKAYTGSVVGAVNADTLTNEELLEVECEVLVPAALSGVITAHNAGRIKAHIIAEAANGPTTRAADAILYDRGCVVIPDILANAGGVTVSYFEWVQGLQEFFWSEREVNAQLRRVMTNALQQVLRVSAERQVDLRTASYMLAVQRVADAVTTRGIYP, from the coding sequence ATGGTCATGACAGACGTAGAACGATCTGCTGCTGCACCTTTTGAGAGCGTCGATTTGTTGAGCATCGTGCAACAGCACTTTGATCAGGCGGCCGATCTGCTCAATCTCCCGGCAAGTCTGCGTGGTCTCCTACGCATTCCACAACGTGAGCTAACGGTAAACTTTCCGGTTAAGCGTGATGACGGACGGATTGAAGTCTTTCAGGGCTTTCGTGTTCAGCATAATCTGGCTCGCGGCCCGACGAAAGGTGGTATCCGCTACCATCCGTCAGTCACCCTCGATGAAACCCGTGCCCTTGCTATGCTGATGACCTGGAAGTGTGCGTTAGCTGGCCTGCCTTACGGCGGCGCAAAGGGTGCGGTTATCGTTGACCCTAAACAGCTTTCGCCAGGCGAAATTGAGCGTCTGACCCGTCGTTTTGCAACCGAGATCAGTGTCGTTATCGGTCCCGAACGTGATATTCCTGCCCCTGACGTAGGCACCAATCCACAGGTGATGGCCTGGATTATGGATACCATTTCGATGCATCAGGGTCATACCGTTCCGGCAGTGGTAACCGGTAAGCCGATCAATATCGGTGGTTCCGAAGGTCGGCGCGAAGCCACCGGTCGGGGGTTGACGTATGTGTTGACGGCGGCAGCCCATCATCTAGGGCTTAATATTTCGGATATGCGGCTAGCAATTCAGGGTTGTGGCAATGTTGGCTCGACCGTTGCCCGCGAAGCAGTAGCACTGGGAATGAAGGTCGTAGCACTGAGCGATAGTCATGGCGGAGTCTATAATCCTCACGGCCTTGATATTGAAGCGGTGTTGGCGCATAAAGCGTACACTGGAAGTGTTGTTGGCGCCGTGAATGCCGACACTCTGACCAATGAAGAATTGCTGGAAGTGGAGTGTGAGGTGCTGGTTCCGGCAGCATTGAGTGGTGTCATTACTGCACACAATGCCGGCCGAATTAAGGCCCACATTATCGCCGAGGCCGCTAATGGGCCTACAACAAGGGCTGCCGATGCGATTCTGTATGATCGCGGGTGCGTAGTGATTCCAGATATTCTCGCCAATGCCGGTGGCGTCACGGTCAGTTATTTTGAGTGGGTACAGGGTCTCCAGGAATTCTTCTGGAGCGAACGTGAAGTGAACGCGCAATTGCGTCGGGTCATGACAAATGCGTTGCAACAGGTTCTGCGCGTATCGGCTGAACGCCAGGTCGATCTACGCACGGCATCGTATATGCTGGCAGTGCAGCGGGTTGCCGATGCTGTAACGACGCGCGGTATCTATCCGTAA
- the htpX gene encoding zinc metalloprotease HtpX, with product MLVNSLKTVGLLGLLTGLFIVIGGAIGGQAGMIIALVLAVVMNMGAWWFSDTLALKMSGAQEVSPDEAPELHAMVEELSRRAGIPKPRVYIIDTDAPNAFATGRDPAHGAVAVTTGIARLLTREELAGVIAHELAHIKHRDTLISSIAATIAGAIGMLADMVMWGLIFAGLGGSDEEDGGIAGLVGGILTAMLAPIMALIIQMAISRSREYMADAGGAQILGNPLPLASALEKLEWAAGRMPMEDVRPATAHMYIVNPVLGGLASLFRTHPETHKRISRLRAMANRGNNTAVAI from the coding sequence ATGTTAGTAAATAGCCTGAAAACTGTTGGTTTGCTTGGCCTGCTCACCGGTTTGTTCATTGTAATCGGTGGCGCAATTGGCGGCCAGGCCGGTATGATTATCGCTCTTGTGCTGGCCGTCGTGATGAATATGGGTGCCTGGTGGTTCTCTGACACGCTGGCACTCAAGATGAGTGGTGCCCAGGAAGTTTCACCTGATGAGGCGCCAGAACTTCACGCCATGGTTGAAGAACTATCACGGCGTGCAGGTATTCCCAAACCGCGTGTCTACATTATCGACACCGATGCACCAAACGCCTTTGCTACCGGTCGCGATCCCGCTCATGGTGCAGTTGCAGTGACAACCGGAATTGCGCGATTGCTGACTCGTGAGGAACTTGCTGGTGTAATCGCTCACGAACTGGCCCACATTAAGCATCGTGACACCCTTATTTCTTCAATTGCAGCTACCATCGCCGGTGCTATTGGTATGCTGGCCGATATGGTCATGTGGGGTCTGATCTTCGCCGGTCTCGGTGGCAGTGACGAAGAAGATGGTGGCATTGCTGGCCTGGTCGGTGGCATACTAACGGCAATGCTGGCGCCAATCATGGCTCTCATTATTCAGATGGCTATCTCACGCTCGCGAGAGTACATGGCCGATGCAGGTGGTGCACAAATTCTCGGTAATCCGCTACCGTTGGCCAGTGCTCTCGAGAAGCTAGAGTGGGCAGCAGGTCGTATGCCTATGGAAGATGTGCGTCCAGCAACTGCACACATGTATATTGTCAATCCGGTCCTTGGTGGCCTGGCCAGTCTCTTCCGCACTCACCCTGAGACCCATAAGCGTATCTCGCGTCTGCGTGCGATGGCGAACCGGGGCAATAATACTGCTGTGGCAATCTAG
- a CDS encoding vitamin B12-dependent ribonucleotide reductase produces the protein MMKHELAPANLTEIARTVLQKRYLLKNEHGDVIETPEAMFWRVAETIAAVDARYGASSEQVEERAERFYHLMTQGYFEPNSPTLMNAGRPLGQLSACFVLPIDDNLTSIYETLKHQALIHQSGGGTGFSFSRLRPRNDVVRSTMGVASGPVSFMDVYNHSTEAIKQGGTRRGANMGILRCDHPDILEFITCKLDTTKITNFNISVAITDAFMRAVERDELYDLINPRTGAVHIASRDGLKHPLTGEVLVPPGQPTRLRARMVFDLIVQCAHATGEPGLFFIDRANEYNPVPHLGSYEATNPCGEQPLLAYDVCNLGSINLGKFVTAERTIDWNHLREVVHESTRFLDNVIDANHYPLEQITHLSQRIRRIGLGVMGWADMLVRLGIPYNSHEAIDLARKVMHFIDEESKVASEQLARERGPFPEWEYSIWGPDATCARRPDGSRIRPQRLLRNCNVTTVAPTGTISIIAGCSSGIEPLFAIAFWRYQADTRMLDINQDFVAQAKREGWYSPELMERIADTGHIHHPEVPANVQRVWVTAHDIAPEWHVRMQAAFQEYTDSAISKTINFPHEATPDQVREAYELAFRLGCKGITVYRDGSRANQVLSTGSTAKSTGMVQAPAPLPAEITPRPVPAEGLPSHSYPVVTPLGKLRLFVTELDGKPFEVFAIIGRAGSDVTAFTEAIGRLISLALRCGVPVKLIAEQLRGIGGSRSAGFGPDRVRSVPDAIGKVLLDHYVKNGNGNGYGYDTGNGEAEQEDKVRVSEPAPSQAVASLHTDLHHASSEAAEICPECQNAAMFNEEGCRKCHACGYSEC, from the coding sequence ATGATGAAGCACGAGCTTGCCCCCGCCAATCTGACCGAGATTGCCCGTACCGTCCTTCAGAAGCGCTATCTGCTCAAGAATGAGCACGGCGACGTGATTGAAACGCCGGAAGCGATGTTCTGGCGGGTAGCCGAGACGATCGCTGCCGTCGATGCTCGCTACGGTGCATCGTCGGAACAGGTCGAAGAGCGAGCCGAGCGATTTTACCATCTGATGACACAGGGCTATTTTGAACCCAACAGCCCAACCCTCATGAATGCCGGTCGACCCCTGGGTCAGCTCAGTGCATGCTTCGTTTTGCCAATTGACGACAACCTGACCAGCATTTACGAGACTCTGAAGCATCAGGCCCTGATCCATCAGAGCGGCGGTGGCACTGGCTTTAGCTTCTCGCGCTTGCGTCCGCGGAATGATGTGGTACGCAGTACGATGGGTGTTGCAAGTGGCCCGGTCAGCTTTATGGATGTCTACAACCACTCGACCGAGGCGATCAAACAGGGTGGAACCCGCCGTGGCGCGAATATGGGGATTTTGCGCTGCGACCATCCCGATATTCTTGAGTTTATCACGTGTAAACTCGACACTACGAAAATTACGAATTTCAACATTTCAGTTGCCATTACCGATGCCTTTATGCGCGCTGTTGAGCGCGATGAGCTGTACGATCTGATCAATCCTCGCACTGGCGCCGTGCACATTGCGTCACGCGATGGCCTGAAACATCCCCTGACCGGTGAGGTGTTGGTACCGCCCGGTCAGCCAACACGCCTGCGCGCTCGAATGGTGTTCGATCTCATTGTTCAGTGTGCGCACGCTACCGGTGAACCCGGTCTGTTCTTCATCGACCGGGCCAACGAGTATAACCCAGTTCCGCACCTCGGATCGTACGAGGCCACCAACCCCTGCGGGGAACAGCCACTGCTGGCGTATGATGTCTGTAATCTCGGCTCGATCAATCTGGGCAAATTTGTCACTGCCGAACGAACAATTGATTGGAATCATCTGCGCGAGGTGGTCCACGAAAGCACGCGCTTTCTCGATAATGTGATCGATGCCAACCACTATCCGCTCGAACAGATTACCCACCTAAGCCAGCGCATCCGGCGCATCGGCCTTGGGGTGATGGGATGGGCCGATATGCTGGTGCGGTTGGGGATTCCGTACAATTCGCACGAAGCGATTGATCTGGCGCGGAAGGTGATGCACTTCATCGACGAAGAGAGCAAGGTCGCTTCCGAGCAGTTGGCCCGTGAGCGTGGCCCATTCCCGGAATGGGAATACAGTATCTGGGGACCTGATGCGACGTGCGCCCGCCGTCCTGATGGCTCGCGGATCCGTCCGCAACGACTGCTGCGGAATTGTAATGTGACCACTGTTGCCCCGACCGGAACGATCAGCATCATCGCTGGCTGTTCTTCAGGGATCGAGCCGCTCTTTGCCATTGCCTTTTGGCGGTATCAGGCCGATACCCGGATGCTTGATATTAATCAAGACTTCGTTGCCCAGGCCAAACGCGAAGGTTGGTACAGCCCGGAACTGATGGAGCGAATTGCCGATACCGGCCACATCCATCACCCAGAGGTTCCGGCCAACGTTCAACGGGTGTGGGTCACTGCTCACGATATTGCACCGGAGTGGCACGTGCGGATGCAGGCTGCCTTCCAGGAGTATACCGATAGCGCGATCTCGAAGACGATCAATTTCCCCCACGAAGCGACCCCCGATCAGGTGCGCGAAGCTTACGAGCTGGCGTTCCGGCTTGGATGTAAAGGGATTACCGTCTATCGTGATGGGTCACGAGCGAACCAGGTTCTCTCGACCGGTTCGACCGCCAAAAGCACCGGCATGGTGCAGGCGCCTGCACCACTACCGGCAGAGATTACACCGCGACCGGTACCGGCAGAGGGTCTTCCTAGTCACTCATATCCGGTCGTTACGCCGCTTGGCAAGCTTCGTCTGTTTGTTACCGAGTTAGATGGGAAGCCGTTTGAAGTGTTTGCGATCATCGGGCGCGCCGGCAGCGATGTTACTGCGTTCACCGAGGCTATCGGGCGGCTGATCTCCCTGGCGTTACGCTGTGGCGTACCGGTGAAGCTCATTGCTGAGCAGCTTCGCGGTATCGGTGGTTCACGTTCGGCAGGATTCGGTCCTGATCGGGTCCGTTCGGTTCCCGATGCTATCGGGAAGGTATTGCTTGATCACTATGTGAAGAATGGGAACGGCAACGGATATGGCTACGATACCGGTAACGGTGAAGCCGAGCAAGAGGATAAGGTTCGGGTAAGCGAGCCAGCGCCATCGCAGGCAGTTGCCTCTCTGCACACTGACCTACATCACGCTTCGTCAGAGGCTGCTGAGATCTGCCCCGAATGTCAGAATGCAGCGATGTTCAACGAAGAAGGATGTCGGAAGTGCCATGCCTGCGGTTATAGTGAATGCTAG
- a CDS encoding zinc metallopeptidase: MPFFFDPTYLLFAVPAMLFALWAQFQVQSAFNKWSQVANMRRLNGFDVARILMRNEGLDHVGVETIPGMLTDHYDPASKVIRLSEGSLQPSVAAMAIVAHELGHAAQDKEGYAWLRVRSGIVGFANIGSQLGTWLFFIGMLLGAAGGRGFGFQLAVVGVILFSAAVAFTLVTLPVEFNASARAREMLQRAGLVTVQEAEGVNAVLNAAALTYVAAAAQAIAQLLYFVTILMRRRE, from the coding sequence ATGCCATTCTTCTTCGATCCAACCTATTTGCTGTTTGCGGTGCCGGCGATGCTTTTCGCCCTCTGGGCCCAATTTCAGGTTCAGTCGGCATTTAATAAATGGTCACAGGTCGCCAACATGCGGCGGCTGAACGGGTTCGATGTTGCCCGGATACTGATGCGCAACGAGGGCCTTGATCACGTCGGTGTGGAGACAATACCCGGCATGTTGACCGACCACTACGATCCTGCTAGCAAGGTAATCCGGCTCTCGGAAGGTTCGTTACAGCCATCGGTCGCCGCGATGGCCATTGTCGCGCACGAGCTGGGTCATGCCGCACAAGACAAAGAGGGCTACGCATGGTTGCGTGTGCGTTCAGGAATCGTTGGTTTTGCCAACATTGGTTCGCAACTCGGTACCTGGCTCTTCTTCATCGGGATGCTGCTAGGCGCAGCCGGTGGCCGTGGTTTCGGCTTTCAACTGGCCGTGGTCGGTGTGATACTATTTAGCGCGGCAGTTGCCTTTACCCTGGTCACGCTGCCGGTTGAGTTTAACGCTAGCGCCCGTGCACGCGAGATGCTGCAACGAGCCGGTCTTGTAACGGTGCAAGAGGCTGAAGGCGTTAATGCGGTGCTTAATGCCGCAGCGTTGACGTATGTGGCCGCAGCAGCGCAGGCAATTGCGCAATTGCTCTACTTTGTGACCATTTTGATGCGACGGAGGGAGTAA
- a CDS encoding RNA-binding domain-containing protein, translating to MNTTGEERSEMRWIRVDLHLHTPASEDYAEPNVSYLDILQEAERRGLEIIAFTDHNTVAGYEQFQRELEFLTVLEKAGRLTGEEATRLAEYRRLLEKITVLPGFEFTSHFGAHILGIFPPNRPLSLIEATLLQLGIPAEVLKNGVCSVANTRHVTEAYEIIHRAGGIVIAAHANGPNGVITETLRLGTSGQARVAVTQSPYLHALEFINFYTDHEKFTSPGFYNGKTEHYERRMFCIQGSDAHRLRRLPESEAQALHRHGIGDRYFEALLPERSFEALKALFSSQDFDRVRVPKRDQKQWSIDVARFSGNSERQILRAVSDAAATASLWPDIAALANIGGGVLIIGCEPGGQVIGVDRPDQVTEALRQSIAEHLTPQPYLSFELMHYESRDVIRVEVKMQDPPPYVGSNGAIYIRRDNETVVANRSEIIQLCRQAIAVGEPSALDNGETLELPRSGVEIVSSQRRGGSWVYEVRDLRTTVGVTRDRAQGLWAYAIGRHEDLREGRIDLQSQVRWRGRLGLWRAYRQGSRVKYDLVHRDQNGVIDHIFYGVSDWGLGEAWMSLLQEAGARIETDTADFDQEEPLEPVPPPDIESWGERRIRWRGRGGIVRITVDNDGQPRFDLVMKDKDSGVVQEYNGVPREKLSDAWLALIRVPRPRTGIEVVNAVRSEDGDWLYTFRNLRTGDVSGAPWRLQDIEPGTVREYAARMYHQDIPLDEDKVRWWGNIGYLRPMRSQVDLVYIDEQGATHVYYAARRDELTGEWRELLQLYGE from the coding sequence ATGAACACAACAGGAGAAGAACGCAGCGAAATGCGTTGGATTCGGGTTGATTTGCACCTGCACACACCAGCTTCAGAGGATTACGCTGAACCGAACGTTTCTTACCTTGATATTCTACAAGAAGCCGAGCGTCGTGGTCTTGAGATTATCGCTTTCACCGACCATAATACAGTTGCAGGCTATGAGCAGTTTCAACGCGAACTTGAATTTCTGACCGTACTAGAAAAGGCCGGTCGCCTCACAGGTGAGGAAGCCACGCGACTAGCAGAATATCGGCGTCTGCTCGAAAAGATAACTGTTCTGCCGGGTTTTGAGTTCACGTCACATTTTGGTGCACATATTCTCGGCATTTTTCCACCTAATCGGCCTTTGAGTCTGATCGAAGCAACGCTGTTACAACTCGGTATTCCAGCCGAGGTTCTTAAGAATGGTGTATGTAGTGTGGCGAATACCCGTCATGTGACCGAAGCCTACGAGATTATTCATCGCGCTGGTGGTATTGTTATCGCTGCCCATGCCAATGGTCCAAACGGCGTCATCACCGAAACGCTCCGTTTAGGGACGAGTGGTCAGGCGCGCGTGGCTGTCACGCAAAGTCCGTATCTGCACGCGCTGGAGTTTATTAATTTCTATACCGATCACGAAAAGTTTACATCGCCCGGTTTCTACAACGGTAAAACCGAGCACTATGAACGTCGGATGTTTTGCATCCAGGGTAGTGATGCCCATCGTCTCCGTCGGCTACCCGAATCAGAAGCGCAAGCACTCCATCGTCACGGGATCGGTGATCGGTATTTCGAGGCGCTCCTACCTGAACGGAGCTTCGAGGCGCTGAAGGCGCTCTTTTCCAGCCAGGATTTTGATCGGGTGCGTGTACCGAAACGCGACCAGAAACAGTGGTCAATCGATGTCGCCCGTTTCAGTGGGAACAGCGAACGTCAGATACTACGTGCCGTTAGCGATGCGGCTGCCACTGCGTCACTCTGGCCCGACATTGCTGCGTTGGCCAATATTGGCGGCGGTGTGCTGATCATCGGCTGCGAACCGGGCGGCCAGGTGATTGGTGTTGATCGCCCTGATCAGGTGACGGAAGCACTCCGCCAGAGTATTGCCGAGCATCTTACACCTCAACCCTATCTGTCATTTGAGCTGATGCACTACGAAAGTCGTGATGTCATTCGGGTAGAGGTTAAGATGCAAGACCCGCCACCCTATGTTGGCAGTAACGGCGCCATCTACATCCGTCGTGATAATGAGACCGTGGTCGCCAATCGGAGCGAGATCATTCAGCTCTGCCGTCAGGCCATAGCGGTCGGAGAACCTTCAGCGCTCGACAATGGTGAAACGCTTGAATTGCCCCGTTCTGGCGTCGAGATTGTCAGTAGTCAGCGACGTGGCGGATCATGGGTGTACGAAGTGCGCGATCTCCGTACTACTGTTGGTGTCACTCGTGATCGGGCACAGGGGTTGTGGGCCTACGCGATTGGCCGCCACGAAGATCTACGGGAAGGTCGGATTGATCTACAAAGCCAGGTACGCTGGCGTGGGCGACTCGGTCTCTGGCGGGCCTATCGGCAGGGATCACGGGTGAAATATGATCTCGTGCACCGCGACCAGAACGGTGTGATTGACCATATTTTCTACGGTGTCAGTGATTGGGGGCTCGGTGAAGCCTGGATGAGTCTCTTACAGGAGGCAGGCGCCCGCATTGAGACTGATACTGCCGATTTCGATCAAGAGGAGCCGCTCGAGCCAGTACCCCCACCTGACATTGAATCCTGGGGTGAACGGCGCATCCGCTGGCGCGGTCGCGGCGGAATTGTCCGCATTACTGTTGACAATGATGGTCAACCCCGGTTCGACCTGGTGATGAAAGACAAGGATTCAGGTGTGGTACAGGAATATAATGGCGTCCCACGTGAGAAGCTGTCAGATGCTTGGCTGGCGCTGATTCGGGTACCACGCCCGCGCACCGGGATTGAAGTCGTGAATGCCGTTCGCTCAGAAGATGGCGACTGGCTTTACACCTTCCGCAATCTGCGCACGGGCGATGTGAGTGGCGCTCCGTGGCGTTTACAAGACATCGAGCCGGGTACGGTGCGCGAATATGCAGCACGGATGTACCACCAGGATATTCCACTCGATGAAGATAAAGTGCGATGGTGGGGAAACATCGGCTATCTGCGTCCAATGCGTTCGCAGGTCGATCTGGTGTATATTGATGAACAGGGAGCAACCCACGTCTACTATGCAGCCCGCCGCGATGAGTTGACCGGCGAATGGCGTGAGCTGCTCCAGTTGTACGGTGAGTAG
- a CDS encoding response regulator transcription factor, giving the protein MSKPITILLADDHTMFRQGLREILERKGGFQVVAEVRDGAAAVEAAKTTSPDIALLDVSMPVMTGIEAARQIAQVSPQTRCVVLTMHRDEQTVLEALRAGANAYLLKDADATELIEAIHVVHRGEAALAGSAAARVLELLRRNDAMPALNEVLTPRERDILALVAQGDDNRAIALKLSLAEKTVGNRLSEIFQKLGVSNRTQAAIVAVQRGLVPPPELR; this is encoded by the coding sequence ATGAGTAAGCCGATAACTATCTTACTCGCCGACGACCATACCATGTTCCGACAAGGCCTGCGCGAGATTCTTGAGCGCAAGGGTGGGTTTCAAGTTGTCGCAGAAGTACGCGATGGTGCGGCAGCCGTTGAGGCAGCTAAAACCACCTCTCCTGACATCGCCCTGCTTGATGTTTCAATGCCGGTGATGACCGGTATCGAGGCTGCCCGCCAGATTGCGCAGGTCAGTCCTCAGACACGCTGTGTCGTCCTGACGATGCACCGCGATGAGCAAACAGTGCTCGAAGCACTGCGCGCTGGTGCGAATGCCTACTTGTTGAAAGATGCTGATGCAACCGAACTGATTGAAGCCATTCATGTAGTACATCGTGGTGAAGCAGCATTGGCCGGTAGCGCTGCGGCACGTGTCCTCGAACTTCTTCGTCGCAATGATGCAATGCCGGCACTCAATGAAGTACTGACACCACGTGAACGTGATATTCTGGCCCTGGTTGCGCAGGGTGATGATAACCGGGCAATTGCACTCAAGTTGAGTCTGGCCGAAAAGACGGTTGGTAATCGTCTGAGCGAAATTTTTCAGAAACTAGGCGTAAGCAACCGTACCCAAGCGGCCATTGTCGCTGTGCAGCGTGGTCTGGTTCCACCACCAGAACTGCGCTAG
- a CDS encoding M42 family metallopeptidase, translating to METTQLSFLKRLLATPGPSGDEDRAARVWRSEARTFADQVYSDALGNSFAVLEGSGPRILLAGHIDEIGFMISHIDDQGFLFFSPIGGWDPQVLVGQRVRLLGRHGEIIGVIGKKPIHLIKADERQQATKIEQMWIDIGVSSKSEANELVQIGDVGVIDAPVYELPGGRIVSRSIDNRIGAFTVLEALRSLSQNRPNACVAAVATTQEEITFGGATTAAFSFDPQVAIVVDVTFATDHPDADQRQWNTVKLGGGPVLSRGSANSGRVFRRLVDLAERESIPYNVQISPRHTGTDADAIHYVRSGIASAVISIPNRYMHSPNEMIALSDVEHAIRLITAFVHSVSSVNEFIPTDE from the coding sequence ATGGAAACCACACAACTCTCATTTCTGAAACGACTACTCGCTACCCCCGGCCCATCGGGCGATGAAGACCGGGCTGCACGAGTCTGGCGCAGCGAAGCACGGACATTTGCCGATCAGGTGTACAGTGATGCACTGGGAAACAGCTTTGCCGTGCTGGAAGGTAGTGGCCCGCGGATTCTGCTGGCCGGTCATATTGATGAGATCGGGTTCATGATCAGCCATATCGACGATCAGGGCTTTCTCTTCTTCAGCCCGATTGGCGGATGGGATCCCCAGGTACTGGTTGGTCAACGAGTACGCTTATTAGGTCGGCACGGTGAAATCATTGGTGTCATTGGCAAGAAGCCGATCCACCTGATAAAGGCTGATGAACGTCAGCAGGCTACAAAGATTGAACAGATGTGGATCGATATCGGTGTATCGAGCAAGAGTGAGGCGAACGAACTGGTACAGATTGGCGACGTGGGAGTCATCGATGCGCCGGTGTACGAATTACCGGGCGGACGGATTGTGAGTCGCTCGATAGATAACCGGATCGGCGCCTTTACGGTACTTGAGGCACTGCGCTCGTTAAGTCAAAATCGACCCAATGCCTGTGTGGCTGCTGTTGCTACCACTCAAGAGGAGATCACCTTTGGGGGTGCAACGACAGCAGCCTTCAGCTTTGATCCACAGGTAGCAATTGTGGTTGATGTGACGTTCGCGACCGATCATCCTGATGCCGATCAACGACAGTGGAATACGGTAAAACTAGGCGGCGGTCCGGTATTGTCACGCGGTTCGGCAAATAGCGGTCGGGTGTTTCGCCGGTTGGTTGATCTAGCTGAACGTGAGTCGATTCCGTACAATGTGCAGATTTCACCGCGCCATACCGGTACCGATGCCGATGCTATCCATTATGTTCGTAGTGGGATTGCGAGTGCAGTTATCTCGATTCCGAACCGCTATATGCACTCGCCGAACGAAATGATCGCCTTGAGCGATGTTGAACATGCAATTCGTCTGATTACGGCTTTTGTGCATTCGGTGTCCAGTGTGAACGAATTTATTCCAACCGATGAATAA